Proteins from one Nitrobacteraceae bacterium AZCC 2146 genomic window:
- a CDS encoding diketogulonate reductase-like aldo/keto reductase (product_source=COG0656; cath_funfam=3.20.20.100; cog=COG0656; pfam=PF00248; superfamily=51430): MRQYTFGTHGPDVSVIGQGTWYIDHGDRAAAVTALRRGLDLGMTHIDTAEMYGDAEPVVADAIAGRRDEVFLVSKVLPSNASRRGTIAACERSLKRLNTDSLDGYLLHWRGQTPLAETVAAFEELKSAGKIRSWGVSNFDADDLGALLKVAGKGAIACNQVLYHLQERAIEHRVIPWCEKHGVAVVAYSPFGHNDFPASRSQAGKLLQQIADAHQATPRQVALAFLTRRPSVFAIPKASSAAHAADNAAAGALILGESDLADIDKAFPLGREPSSLPML; the protein is encoded by the coding sequence GTGCGGCAGTACACATTTGGCACTCATGGGCCGGACGTGTCCGTGATCGGACAGGGCACCTGGTACATCGACCATGGCGACCGCGCCGCGGCCGTGACGGCGCTGCGCCGTGGCCTCGATCTCGGCATGACCCATATCGATACCGCTGAAATGTATGGCGACGCGGAACCCGTGGTTGCCGACGCCATCGCGGGGCGGCGCGACGAGGTGTTCCTGGTCTCGAAGGTGTTGCCGAGCAACGCCTCGCGGCGCGGCACCATTGCGGCCTGCGAGCGCTCGTTGAAGCGGCTCAACACCGACAGTCTCGATGGCTATCTGCTGCACTGGCGCGGACAGACGCCGCTGGCGGAGACCGTCGCCGCTTTCGAGGAACTGAAGAGTGCCGGCAAGATCCGGTCATGGGGCGTCAGTAATTTCGATGCCGACGATCTCGGCGCCTTGCTGAAAGTCGCGGGCAAGGGCGCCATCGCCTGCAATCAGGTGCTCTACCACCTGCAGGAGCGCGCGATCGAGCACCGCGTCATTCCCTGGTGCGAGAAGCACGGCGTCGCCGTGGTGGCCTATTCGCCGTTCGGCCACAACGATTTTCCGGCGTCGCGCTCGCAGGCCGGCAAGCTGTTGCAGCAGATTGCCGATGCGCACCAAGCTACGCCGCGACAGGTCGCGCTGGCTTTCCTGACGCGACGGCCATCGGTATTCGCGATTCCAAAGGCGTCATCGGCAGCCCATGCCGCCGACAATGCTGCGGCCGGGGCGCTGATCCTCGGCGAGAGCGATCTGGCGGACATCGACAAGGCATTTCCGCTGGGACGCGAACCTTCCAGCCTGCCGATGCTGTGA
- a CDS encoding formamidase (product_source=KO:K01455; cath_funfam=2.60.120.580; cog=COG2421; ko=KO:K01455; pfam=PF03069; superfamily=141130) — MPETLIKVDLTQSAYDNDMIHNRWHSDIPMVAWVNPGDDFIVETYDWTGGFIKNNDSADDVRDIDLSIVHFLSGPIGVKGAEPGDLLVVDLLDVGPMKDSLWGFNGFFSKQNGGGFLTDHFPLAQKSIWDFKGMYTSSRHIPGVNFAGLIHPGLIGCLPDPKLLATWNERETALIATNPTRVPGLANPPFGPTAHMGRLKGEAKEKAAAEGARTVPPREHGGNCDIKDLSRGSKVYFPVYVPGGGLSMGDLHFSQGDGEITFCGAIEMAGWLHIKVDVIKDGVAKYGIKNPVFKPSPMTPNYKDYLIFEGISVDEAGKQHYLDVHIAYRQACLNAIEYLKKFGYSGAQAYSILGTAPCQGHISGVVDVPNACATLWLPTEIFDFDINPSSLGPIKHISGDIQMPLSQDK, encoded by the coding sequence ATGCCAGAGACACTGATCAAGGTCGATCTTACGCAATCGGCCTACGACAACGATATGATCCACAACCGCTGGCATTCCGACATCCCCATGGTGGCCTGGGTCAATCCGGGCGATGACTTCATCGTCGAGACCTATGACTGGACCGGCGGCTTCATCAAGAACAACGATTCCGCCGATGACGTCCGCGACATCGATCTGTCGATCGTGCACTTCCTGTCCGGTCCGATCGGCGTCAAGGGCGCCGAACCCGGTGATCTCCTCGTGGTGGACCTGCTCGATGTCGGCCCGATGAAAGATTCGCTGTGGGGCTTCAACGGCTTCTTCTCCAAGCAGAATGGCGGCGGCTTCCTCACCGATCACTTCCCGCTGGCGCAGAAATCGATCTGGGACTTCAAGGGCATGTACACCTCGTCCCGGCACATTCCGGGTGTGAACTTTGCCGGCCTGATTCATCCCGGACTGATCGGCTGCCTGCCGGATCCGAAATTGCTGGCGACCTGGAACGAGCGCGAGACCGCACTGATTGCCACCAATCCGACCCGCGTGCCCGGTCTCGCCAATCCGCCGTTCGGCCCGACCGCGCATATGGGCCGACTGAAAGGTGAAGCGAAAGAGAAGGCCGCCGCCGAAGGCGCACGCACCGTGCCGCCGCGCGAACATGGCGGCAATTGCGACATCAAGGATCTGTCGCGCGGCTCGAAAGTGTACTTCCCGGTCTATGTGCCCGGCGGCGGTCTCTCGATGGGCGATCTGCATTTCAGCCAGGGCGACGGCGAGATCACCTTCTGCGGCGCCATCGAAATGGCCGGCTGGCTGCACATCAAGGTCGACGTCATCAAGGACGGCGTGGCGAAATACGGCATCAAGAACCCCGTCTTCAAGCCGTCGCCGATGACGCCGAACTACAAGGACTATCTGATCTTCGAAGGCATCTCGGTCGATGAAGCCGGCAAGCAGCATTATCTCGATGTCCACATCGCCTACCGGCAGGCCTGCCTGAACGCGATCGAATATCTGAAGAAGTTCGGCTATTCCGGCGCCCAGGCCTATTCGATCCTCGGCACCGCGCCGTGCCAGGGCCATATCTCCGGCGTGGTCGATGTGCCCAACGCCTGCGCGACGCTGTGGCTGCCGACGGAAATCTTCGACTTCGACATCAATCCGTCCTCGCTGGGCCCGATCAAGCACATCAGCGGTGACATCCAGATGCCGCTGTCGCAGGACAAGTAA
- a CDS encoding putative FmdB family regulatory protein (product_source=TIGR02605; cog=COG2331; pfam=PF09723; smart=SM00834; superfamily=57802; tigrfam=TIGR02605), whose protein sequence is MPVYEYLCNDCGPFTEMRPMAECDEPHDCPQCDAEAPRVILTAPAFFCMPSDKRKAHATNERSSNAPKTVAEYKASHGAGCGCCSTKPSRLIKQTKSGAKSFPTARPWMISH, encoded by the coding sequence ATGCCGGTCTATGAATATCTCTGCAACGATTGCGGCCCGTTCACCGAGATGCGGCCGATGGCGGAGTGCGACGAGCCGCATGATTGCCCGCAGTGCGACGCCGAGGCGCCGCGCGTGATCCTGACCGCGCCAGCGTTTTTTTGCATGCCTTCCGACAAGCGCAAGGCCCACGCCACCAACGAACGTAGTTCCAACGCGCCGAAGACTGTGGCCGAATACAAGGCTTCGCATGGCGCCGGCTGCGGCTGCTGCTCGACGAAGCCGTCACGCCTGATCAAACAGACCAAGAGCGGCGCGAAGAGTTTTCCGACGGCACGACCTTGGATGATCAGCCACTGA